A single Thermoanaerobacterium sp. RBIITD DNA region contains:
- a CDS encoding nitrogenase component 1 produces MSDYLVDERRKHVCIKGWSPLSLPECEKPTIPGIMSERSCAYYGARWVLGQIKDAIHLVHGPVGCAYYGQVIRGKTYRIFSSDLQEKDIIFGGEKKLIEAILNAVRLFPEAKAVFVYTTCSVSLIGDDVNSVCKNAELVVKRPVIWVNCPGFCGVSQSEGHRIAYDILMERFVGTKVLESPTSYDINIIGEYDVKGDLQIIKTLLEKIGVRVLCTFTGDASIDKMSYSHYAKLNVLHCRKTGFYFAERMEKKYGIPSMKVSFFGMKQTSEALRKIAVFFGLEERAEAVIEEEIEKVRRRIGKLYKRIEEKSVAMYFGGSRMGTMVKAFEDLGMEVIITGSQFGRREDYEEAAKNVSDGTLIIDDANDMEIEEMLTIYKPDLFVGGTKEKYLSHKLGVPFLVFPQNTSPYAGFKGFCNFAEDVYKAIYNPVWKFVFGKRKENKIIKIAVASKDGIMINEHFGKASQFLIYKLLGDRVSLMELRKTNSGISGECCDGEAKDHLDQIADLLFDCSIVYCGKAGHCAKEKLEERGIKVVMAEGSIEKVLHDLATEAK; encoded by the coding sequence ATGTCTGATTATCTTGTCGATGAAAGGAGAAAACATGTTTGTATAAAGGGATGGTCTCCTTTGTCTTTGCCAGAATGTGAAAAGCCGACTATTCCAGGTATAATGAGTGAGAGAAGTTGCGCTTATTATGGAGCACGGTGGGTGCTTGGGCAAATTAAGGATGCAATTCATCTTGTCCATGGGCCTGTAGGTTGTGCTTATTATGGGCAAGTGATAAGAGGTAAAACCTATCGTATTTTTTCTTCTGACCTTCAGGAAAAAGATATTATCTTTGGAGGAGAAAAAAAGCTTATAGAGGCTATATTAAATGCAGTAAGACTTTTCCCAGAAGCGAAGGCTGTATTTGTATACACGACCTGTTCTGTGAGCCTGATCGGCGATGATGTTAACAGTGTATGTAAGAATGCTGAGTTAGTTGTTAAACGCCCTGTGATATGGGTTAATTGTCCCGGTTTTTGCGGGGTCAGCCAATCGGAAGGGCATAGAATTGCCTATGACATATTAATGGAACGTTTCGTAGGGACCAAGGTACTGGAAAGCCCGACTTCCTATGATATTAATATTATTGGAGAATACGATGTAAAAGGGGATCTACAGATAATTAAAACGTTACTTGAAAAAATTGGAGTAAGAGTTTTATGTACTTTTACAGGTGATGCCTCAATTGATAAAATGTCTTATTCTCATTATGCGAAGTTAAATGTTCTTCATTGCCGCAAAACCGGGTTTTATTTTGCTGAAAGAATGGAAAAAAAATATGGAATTCCATCAATGAAAGTTTCCTTCTTTGGAATGAAACAAACTTCAGAAGCTCTGCGTAAGATTGCTGTTTTTTTTGGCTTAGAGGAAAGGGCGGAGGCTGTAATAGAAGAAGAAATTGAAAAGGTTCGGAGAAGGATAGGTAAATTATACAAAAGAATAGAAGAAAAGTCGGTTGCTATGTATTTTGGCGGTTCAAGAATGGGTACTATGGTAAAAGCTTTTGAAGATTTAGGCATGGAAGTAATTATTACGGGTTCACAGTTTGGACGGCGGGAAGATTACGAAGAAGCTGCTAAAAATGTCAGTGATGGTACTTTGATTATTGATGATGCAAATGATATGGAAATCGAAGAGATGTTGACAATTTATAAACCAGATTTGTTTGTTGGTGGTACAAAGGAAAAATACTTGTCACATAAATTAGGAGTCCCCTTTTTGGTATTTCCGCAGAATACGAGTCCCTATGCTGGTTTTAAAGGATTTTGCAATTTTGCCGAGGATGTTTATAAAGCAATCTACAACCCTGTATGGAAATTCGTTTTTGGGAAAAGAAAGGAGAATAAGATCATAAAAATTGCTGTTGCTTCAAAGGATGGAATTATGATTAATGAGCATTTTGGGAAAGCAAGCCAGTTCTTAATTTATAAGCTTTTAGGCGATAGAGTAAGTTTAATGGAACTGAGAAAAACTAACAGCGGTATTTCAGGAGAATGTTGTGACGGAGAAGCTAAAGATCATTTAGATCAAATAGCAGATCTTTTATTTGACTGCTCTATAGTTTACTGTGGTAAAGCAGGTCATTGTGCAAAAGAAAAATTAGAAGAAAGAGGAATTAAGGTTGTTATGGCGGAGGGATCTATTGAAAAGGTGTTACATGACTTGGCAACAGAAGCAAAATGA
- a CDS encoding homocitrate synthase family protein, whose amino-acid sequence MRDFFIIDTTLRDGEQTAGVVFSMPEKVFIAKMLDRIGVRYIEAGIPAMGGEEKESIYEILNLGLKAKILTWNRAVISDVKASIDCGAKYLHISSPVSDIHISSKLKKDRRWVIDNLKRVLHYAQKFNCEISVGAEDASRADRAFLYTFAKIAKEEGASRFRYSDTVGVLEPFRTYEEVKRLRETVDIDIEIHVHNDFGMATANALAAFKAGAKFVSTTINGLGERAGNAAFEEVIMAMKYLYGHDLKINTDLLYRLSRYVALASKRKIPSGKAIVGGEIFNYEKGLENNLVYDEIFLPEEIGLSTKLVIGKHSDIHAIVSKYHSLGIELTEREAAFLLRYIRTWVVKNKRSLTEEELLNIYEDKKYKKGIDMLNIQ is encoded by the coding sequence ATGAGAGATTTTTTTATAATTGATACTACTTTAAGAGATGGAGAACAAACCGCTGGAGTTGTTTTTTCGATGCCAGAAAAAGTTTTTATTGCTAAAATGCTTGACAGAATTGGAGTTCGATATATTGAAGCCGGCATCCCTGCAATGGGGGGAGAAGAAAAAGAATCTATATATGAGATATTAAATCTCGGATTGAAGGCAAAAATTCTTACATGGAATAGAGCCGTAATAAGTGATGTAAAAGCATCTATTGACTGTGGTGCAAAATATTTGCATATTTCCTCTCCTGTTTCTGATATTCACATAAGTTCTAAACTAAAAAAAGACAGGAGATGGGTTATAGATAATTTAAAAAGGGTCCTTCATTATGCACAAAAATTTAATTGTGAAATTTCTGTTGGTGCCGAAGATGCTTCACGAGCTGACAGAGCTTTTTTATATACTTTTGCCAAAATTGCAAAAGAGGAAGGGGCATCACGATTTCGTTATTCTGACACAGTTGGAGTATTAGAACCTTTTAGAACTTATGAAGAGGTTAAAAGACTTAGAGAAACTGTTGATATAGACATTGAAATACATGTTCATAACGATTTTGGTATGGCTACTGCTAATGCTCTTGCTGCTTTTAAAGCTGGAGCAAAATTTGTTAGTACGACTATAAATGGTCTTGGAGAGCGGGCAGGCAACGCTGCTTTTGAAGAGGTTATAATGGCAATGAAATATTTATACGGACATGATTTAAAAATCAATACAGATTTATTGTATAGACTTTCACGTTATGTTGCTTTAGCGTCAAAAAGAAAAATACCGTCTGGCAAAGCGATTGTAGGAGGAGAAATTTTTAATTACGAAAAAGGTTTAGAGAATAATCTTGTTTATGATGAAATTTTTTTACCTGAAGAGATTGGTTTATCAACAAAATTGGTTATTGGTAAACATTCTGATATACATGCAATTGTCAGTAAATACCATAGTTTAGGGATAGAATTAACAGAAAGAGAAGCCGCCTTTCTTTTAAGATATATACGTA